One segment of Streptosporangium brasiliense DNA contains the following:
- the tal gene encoding transaldolase yields MSEILKKLSEQGVSIWLDDISRERLRTGNLESLIRDKHVVGVTSNPTIFASALSKGDAYDSQLHDLSVRGVDVEEAVRAITTYDIRWAADVLRPVYDATGGVDGRVSIEVDPRLARETDKTVAEARALWWMVDRPNLFIKIPATVEGLPAITQAISEGISVNVTLIFSLERYRAVMDAWLTGLERAQANGLDLARIESVASFFVSRVDSEIDKRLEKTGTPEAKALKGKAAIANARLAFAAFEDVVNSPRWQALAAAGARPQRPLWASTGTKDPSYPDTLYVDELVTSGTVNTMPEKTLDAVAGHGRIDGDTIRPSYEDAWNTMAALKEVGIDYDDVVRVLEEEGVEKFEASWNELLATVSAELRKA; encoded by the coding sequence ATGAGTGAGATCCTTAAGAAGCTCTCCGAGCAGGGTGTCTCCATCTGGCTGGACGACATCAGCCGCGAGCGCCTGCGCACCGGCAACCTGGAGTCGCTGATCCGCGACAAGCACGTGGTCGGTGTCACCTCCAACCCGACGATCTTCGCCTCGGCGCTGAGCAAGGGTGACGCCTACGACAGCCAGCTCCACGACCTGTCGGTGCGCGGGGTGGACGTCGAGGAGGCGGTGCGCGCCATCACCACCTACGACATCCGCTGGGCCGCCGACGTGCTCAGGCCGGTCTACGACGCCACCGGCGGCGTGGACGGCCGGGTCTCCATCGAGGTGGACCCCCGCCTGGCCAGGGAGACCGACAAGACCGTCGCCGAGGCGCGCGCGCTGTGGTGGATGGTCGACCGTCCCAACCTGTTCATCAAGATCCCGGCCACGGTCGAGGGTCTGCCCGCGATCACCCAGGCGATCTCCGAGGGCATCAGCGTCAACGTCACGCTGATCTTCTCCCTGGAGCGCTACCGCGCCGTGATGGACGCCTGGCTGACGGGCCTGGAGCGCGCGCAGGCCAACGGCCTGGACCTGGCCCGCATCGAGTCGGTGGCCTCGTTCTTCGTCAGCCGCGTGGACAGCGAGATCGACAAGCGCCTGGAGAAGACCGGCACGCCCGAGGCCAAGGCGCTCAAGGGCAAGGCGGCCATCGCCAACGCCCGCCTCGCCTTCGCCGCCTTCGAGGATGTGGTCAACTCTCCGCGCTGGCAGGCGCTGGCCGCGGCCGGGGCCCGTCCGCAGCGCCCGCTGTGGGCCTCCACCGGCACCAAGGACCCGAGCTACCCCGACACCCTCTACGTCGACGAGCTCGTCACCTCGGGCACGGTCAACACGATGCCGGAGAAGACCCTCGACGCCGTGGCCGGCCACGGCCGGATCGACGGCGACACCATCCGTCCCTCCTACGAGGACGCCTGGAACACCATGGCCGCTCTCAAGGAGGTGGGCATCGACTACGACGACGTGGTGAGGGTGCTGGAGGAGGAGGGCGTGGAGAAGTTCGAAGCGTCCTGGAACGAGCTCCTGGCCACCGTCTCCGCCGAACTGCGGAAGGCGTGA
- the tkt gene encoding transketolase — MPALEWSDLDRQAVDVVRALAMDAVEKAGSGHPGTAMSLAPAAYLLFQQTLRHDPSDPTWVGRDRFVLSAGHTSLTLYIQLFLSGYGLSLDDLKGLRQWGSLTPGHPEHGHTVGVETTTGPLGQGLGNAVGMAMAARRERGLFDPDAAPGTSPFDHMIWCIASEGDIEEGVSHEVSAIAGHQKLGNLVVVFDSNHISIEDDTQIALSEDIAKRYEAYGWHVQTVDWTNDGEYTEDVEALHQALEAARAETDRPSFIRLRTVIGWPAPNKQNTGKAHGSALGAEEIAATKTVMGQDPAKSFDVPAEVLEHARKVVERGRAAHSEWEKAYQNWRSANPERAAEFDRISARRLPSGWAEALPSFEPGAAVATRKASGEVLNSLAPVLPELWGGSADLAESNNTTMKGEPSFIPEEYQTKEFPGNRYGRTLHFGIREHGMGSILNGIALHNGTRPYGGTFLVFSDYMRPAVRLAALMKLPVTYVWTHDSIGLGEDGPTHQPVEHLWALRAIPGLDVVRPADANETAAAWRVVLEHGDRPAALALTRQNLPVYAGTADATKVARGAYVLEDASNGQPEVILIGTGSEVQLAVEARAMLEAEGIPARVVSMPCVEWFQAQDAAYQQTVLPSAVRARVAVEAGIALGWRQFVGDEGEVVSLEHFGASAPYKTLFEQFGLTAERVAAAAKGSLARTGADKGETTGN; from the coding sequence GTGCCAGCCCTTGAATGGAGCGACCTGGACCGTCAGGCGGTCGACGTCGTCCGGGCCCTGGCAATGGACGCGGTAGAGAAGGCGGGTTCGGGCCACCCGGGCACCGCGATGAGCCTCGCGCCCGCCGCGTACCTGCTTTTCCAGCAGACGTTGCGGCACGACCCTTCCGACCCCACCTGGGTGGGCCGGGACCGTTTTGTTCTTTCCGCTGGACACACCAGTCTGACGCTTTACATCCAGCTCTTCCTTTCGGGCTACGGCCTGTCCCTGGACGATCTGAAGGGGCTGCGCCAGTGGGGCAGCCTGACCCCGGGCCACCCGGAGCACGGGCACACCGTCGGCGTGGAGACCACCACCGGCCCGCTGGGCCAGGGGCTGGGCAACGCGGTGGGCATGGCCATGGCCGCCCGCCGCGAGCGCGGCCTCTTCGACCCGGACGCGGCCCCGGGCACCAGCCCGTTCGACCACATGATCTGGTGCATCGCCTCCGAGGGTGACATCGAGGAGGGCGTCAGCCACGAGGTCAGCGCCATCGCCGGTCACCAGAAGCTGGGCAACCTGGTCGTCGTCTTCGACAGCAACCACATCTCGATCGAGGACGACACCCAGATCGCGCTGAGCGAGGACATCGCCAAGCGCTACGAGGCCTACGGTTGGCACGTCCAGACGGTCGACTGGACCAACGACGGCGAATACACCGAGGACGTCGAGGCGCTGCACCAGGCCCTGGAGGCCGCGCGCGCCGAGACCGACCGGCCGTCGTTCATCCGCCTGCGCACCGTCATCGGCTGGCCCGCCCCGAACAAGCAGAACACCGGCAAGGCCCACGGCTCGGCCCTGGGCGCCGAGGAGATCGCCGCCACCAAGACGGTCATGGGCCAGGACCCGGCCAAGAGCTTCGACGTCCCGGCCGAGGTGCTGGAGCACGCCCGCAAGGTCGTCGAGCGCGGCCGCGCGGCCCACTCCGAGTGGGAGAAGGCCTACCAGAACTGGCGCTCGGCCAACCCCGAGCGGGCGGCCGAGTTCGACCGGATCAGCGCGCGGCGGCTGCCGTCGGGCTGGGCCGAGGCGCTGCCGTCCTTCGAGCCCGGCGCCGCCGTCGCCACCCGCAAGGCCTCCGGCGAGGTGCTCAACAGCCTCGCGCCCGTGCTGCCCGAGCTGTGGGGCGGTTCGGCCGACCTGGCCGAGTCCAACAACACCACGATGAAGGGCGAGCCGTCCTTCATCCCGGAGGAATACCAGACCAAGGAGTTCCCGGGCAACCGCTACGGGCGCACCCTGCACTTCGGCATCCGCGAGCACGGCATGGGGTCGATCCTCAACGGCATCGCGCTGCACAACGGCACCCGCCCCTACGGCGGCACGTTCCTGGTCTTCAGCGACTACATGCGCCCCGCCGTACGGCTGGCGGCGCTGATGAAGCTGCCGGTCACCTACGTGTGGACGCACGACTCCATCGGCCTGGGCGAGGACGGCCCGACCCACCAGCCGGTCGAGCACCTGTGGGCGCTGCGCGCCATCCCGGGTCTGGACGTCGTCCGCCCGGCCGACGCCAACGAGACCGCCGCCGCCTGGCGGGTCGTGCTGGAGCACGGCGACCGCCCGGCCGCGCTGGCGCTGACCCGCCAGAACCTCCCGGTCTACGCGGGCACCGCCGACGCCACGAAGGTCGCCCGCGGCGCCTACGTCCTGGAGGACGCCTCCAACGGCCAGCCCGAGGTGATCCTGATCGGCACCGGCTCGGAGGTCCAGCTCGCCGTGGAGGCCCGCGCGATGCTGGAGGCCGAGGGCATCCCGGCCCGGGTCGTGTCGATGCCCTGCGTCGAGTGGTTCCAGGCCCAGGACGCGGCCTACCAGCAGACGGTGCTGCCCTCGGCGGTCCGCGCGCGCGTCGCCGTCGAAGCGGGAATCGCGCTGGGCTGGCGGCAGTTCGTGGGAGATGAAGGGGAAGTGGTCAGCCTGGAGCACTTCGGCGCCTCGGCTCCCTACAAGACCCTTTTCGAGCAGTTCGGACTGACCGCCGAGCGCGTGGCCGCCGCCGCCAAGGGGAGCCTCGCACGGACCGGGGCCGACAAGGGCGAGACGACGGGAAACTGA
- a CDS encoding heme o synthase has translation MVLTDKQSTAPSATGATDAVAPRSLGDVVKAYVALTKPRIIELLLITTLPVMFLAARGLPPLWIAVSTLVFGTLSAGSANALNCYIDRDIDAAMRRTRRRPLARDQVPPGNALIFGVVLGVLSTLGLGLTVNWLAAGLSLAANLFYVLVYSMILKRRTSQNVVWGGLAGCMPVLIGWAGITGSLDWAPVVLFGVVFFWTPPHTWTLAMRYKEDYAAAKVPMLPVVATERRVVLESIAYTWATVLCSLLLWPIAGTTLLYPAVAVVLGAACLWEVYRLLGRVNAGKTGVDLRPMRFFHWSNAYLALLFLAVAVDSMLV, from the coding sequence ATGGTGCTGACCGACAAGCAATCGACGGCCCCGTCGGCGACGGGCGCGACGGACGCCGTCGCGCCGCGTTCGCTCGGCGACGTCGTGAAGGCCTACGTCGCCCTCACCAAGCCGCGGATCATCGAGCTGCTGCTGATCACGACGCTGCCGGTGATGTTCCTGGCCGCCCGTGGCCTGCCGCCGCTGTGGATCGCCGTGTCCACCCTGGTGTTCGGCACCCTGTCGGCGGGCAGCGCGAACGCGCTGAACTGCTACATCGACCGTGACATCGACGCCGCGATGCGCCGCACCCGGCGCCGGCCGCTGGCCCGCGACCAGGTCCCGCCGGGCAACGCGCTGATTTTCGGGGTCGTCCTCGGCGTGCTGTCCACTCTTGGCCTCGGCTTGACGGTGAATTGGCTCGCGGCCGGCCTGTCGCTGGCGGCCAACCTGTTCTACGTCCTCGTCTACTCGATGATCCTGAAGCGGCGGACCTCCCAGAACGTGGTGTGGGGGGGCCTGGCGGGGTGCATGCCGGTGCTGATCGGCTGGGCCGGCATCACCGGCAGCCTCGACTGGGCCCCGGTGGTGCTGTTCGGCGTGGTCTTCTTCTGGACCCCGCCGCACACCTGGACCCTCGCCATGCGCTACAAGGAGGACTACGCCGCCGCGAAGGTCCCCATGCTCCCGGTGGTCGCCACCGAGCGCCGCGTGGTGCTGGAGAGCATCGCCTACACCTGGGCGACGGTGCTGTGCTCGCTGCTGCTGTGGCCGATCGCCGGAACCACGCTGCTCTACCCCGCCGTGGCCGTCGTCCTCGGCGCCGCCTGCCTGTGGGAGGTCTACCGCCTCCTCGGCCGCGTCAATGCCGGCAAGACCGGCGTGGACCTGCGCCCGATGCGCTTCTTCCACTGGTCCAACGCCTATCTGGCGCTGCTGTTCCTCGCCGTCGCCGTCGACTCGATGCTTGTCTGA
- a CDS encoding PrsW family intramembrane metalloprotease — MASRDPRWVFKDRPSVALIAGLVVAGLCALASFSFDVLNGDPVYFFIALALALAPVPVLLAAVLALDRMEPEPRSNLIFAFAWGAGVAVLVAGLINSFNLIYIENTVRLGYDSSRNIAATFGAPVVEETMKGLVLLGLLRFKRAELDGPTDGIIYASMVGLGFAMSENVSYYVAALDDMGAQGLAVTVVLRGILSPFAHPLFTSMIGVAVAYAAQRQGPVRIFVIAAGWIGAMLLHGIWNGFASYVGIGGLAIAYVLLMVVLFVLIAIVFRDRKRIIGLIQTYLPAYQATGLVGPHDVAMLSSLPGRRGARQWARTEGGRTGLRAMNDYQLAATELGLLHERARRRMIGERTFDEEQQALLECMAAARAHFPVPAPQAPPVAGGHAPPGHVPQPPPGGPYPPHR; from the coding sequence ATGGCAAGCCGTGATCCTCGGTGGGTGTTCAAGGACCGCCCGTCTGTCGCGCTGATCGCCGGTCTTGTCGTGGCCGGGCTGTGCGCGCTGGCGTCGTTCTCCTTCGACGTGCTGAACGGCGATCCGGTCTACTTCTTCATCGCGCTCGCGCTGGCCCTGGCGCCGGTCCCGGTGCTGCTGGCCGCGGTGCTCGCGCTGGACCGCATGGAGCCGGAGCCGCGGAGCAACCTGATCTTCGCGTTCGCCTGGGGAGCGGGCGTGGCGGTCCTGGTCGCGGGCCTGATCAACTCCTTCAACCTGATCTACATCGAGAACACCGTCCGGCTGGGCTACGACAGCTCCCGCAACATCGCCGCGACCTTCGGCGCGCCCGTCGTGGAGGAGACGATGAAGGGGCTGGTCCTGCTGGGCCTGCTCAGGTTCAAGCGGGCCGAACTCGACGGGCCCACCGACGGCATCATCTACGCCAGCATGGTCGGCCTCGGCTTCGCGATGAGCGAGAACGTCAGCTACTACGTGGCCGCGCTCGACGACATGGGCGCGCAGGGCCTGGCGGTGACAGTCGTGCTGCGGGGCATCCTGTCGCCGTTCGCGCATCCGCTGTTCACCTCGATGATCGGTGTCGCGGTGGCCTACGCCGCGCAGCGCCAGGGGCCGGTGCGGATCTTCGTGATCGCCGCGGGCTGGATCGGCGCGATGCTGCTGCACGGCATCTGGAACGGCTTCGCCTCCTACGTCGGCATCGGCGGCCTGGCCATCGCCTACGTGCTGCTGATGGTCGTGCTGTTCGTCCTGATCGCGATCGTCTTCCGGGACCGCAAGCGCATCATCGGGCTCATCCAGACCTACCTGCCCGCCTACCAGGCGACCGGTCTGGTGGGCCCCCACGACGTGGCCATGCTCTCCTCGCTGCCGGGCCGCCGCGGGGCCAGGCAGTGGGCCAGGACGGAGGGCGGCCGGACCGGGCTGCGGGCGATGAACGACTACCAGCTCGCGGCCACCGAGCTCGGCCTGCTCCACGAGCGGGCCAGGCGCCGCATGATCGGTGAGCGCACGTTCGACGAGGAGCAGCAGGCGCTGCTGGAGTGCATGGCGGCCGCCCGCGCCCACTTCCCCGTCCCGGCCCCGCAGGCGCCCCCGGTCGCCGGGGGCCACGCCCCGCCCGGACACGTCCCCCAGCCGCCGCCGGGCGGTCCCTACCCGCCCCACCGGTAG
- a CDS encoding SanA/YdcF family protein yields MPLSRRVLRRSYQGAVLLSVLAIAPLTWAWLASSGHRAVADSSPGWVREVPPAPVALVLGAGAWRNTPSPMLARRLDIAAELYRAGRVKAILLSGDNSRADYDEPTVMRDYLLARRVPAGALVLDYAGFDTWDSCVRARDVFGATRLTVVTQVFHLPRAVTLCRTAGLDAFGVGDDSARRWASTYLYASREFFASAKGLLDSVVLDSAPVFPGPRETALDTALRRG; encoded by the coding sequence ATGCCGCTGTCACGTAGAGTCCTCCGGCGCTCCTACCAGGGAGCCGTGCTGCTGAGCGTGCTCGCGATCGCCCCGCTGACGTGGGCCTGGCTGGCCAGTTCCGGGCACCGGGCGGTCGCCGACTCCTCCCCCGGCTGGGTGCGCGAGGTCCCCCCGGCGCCGGTGGCGCTGGTCCTGGGGGCCGGGGCCTGGCGGAACACCCCCTCCCCCATGCTGGCCCGGCGGCTGGACATCGCCGCCGAGCTGTACCGGGCGGGCCGGGTGAAGGCGATCCTGCTGTCGGGTGACAACAGCCGGGCCGACTACGACGAGCCCACCGTGATGCGCGACTACCTGCTCGCCCGCCGCGTCCCCGCCGGCGCGCTCGTCCTGGACTACGCCGGCTTCGACACCTGGGACTCGTGCGTACGGGCCCGCGACGTGTTCGGGGCCACCCGGCTGACCGTGGTCACCCAGGTCTTCCACCTGCCCAGGGCCGTCACGCTGTGCCGTACGGCGGGCCTGGACGCCTTCGGCGTCGGCGACGACTCGGCCAGGCGGTGGGCCTCCACCTACCTCTACGCCTCCCGCGAGTTCTTCGCCTCGGCGAAGGGCCTCCTCGACTCGGTGGTCCTCGACTCCGCCCCCGTCTTCCCCGGACCGCGCGAGACCGCCCTCGACACCGCGCTCCGGCGGGGATGA
- a CDS encoding COX15/CtaA family protein, which produces MKHLLDQARRHAVNLSQTLWSPTPVTLRRWAWVAVAANAGITVTGAAVRVSKSGLGCPTWPRCTPDSLLPTAHGEISPINMAVEFGNRLLTFLVLAIGLACLVAALRLLPRRRDLVRLAWLQPIGVAAQALWGGLVVRSVLNPITVSVHFLISIGLIAASFALYARAKEGDAAPERVVHRDIRTLGYALIAAVAVLLVVGVVVTGTGPHSGDEMASRFPFDIETVARIHADVVYVVVGLTFALLFALHVTDAPAAARRAALTLLAVELAQGVIGYVQYFLAVPAFLVGLHVFGATLVWIGALRTVYALRSRGPLGAPTGRRDIRDSVAA; this is translated from the coding sequence GTGAAGCACCTCCTTGACCAGGCCCGTCGGCATGCCGTGAACCTGTCGCAGACCCTGTGGTCCCCGACGCCCGTCACCCTGCGGCGCTGGGCGTGGGTCGCGGTGGCCGCCAACGCGGGCATCACCGTGACCGGCGCGGCGGTCCGGGTCTCCAAGTCGGGGCTGGGCTGCCCGACCTGGCCCAGGTGCACCCCCGACAGCCTGCTCCCGACCGCCCACGGCGAGATCTCGCCGATCAACATGGCCGTCGAGTTCGGCAACCGGCTGCTGACCTTCCTGGTCCTGGCCATCGGCCTGGCCTGCCTGGTCGCCGCGCTGAGGCTGCTGCCGCGCCGCCGTGACCTGGTCCGCCTGGCCTGGCTGCAGCCGATCGGCGTGGCCGCGCAGGCGCTCTGGGGCGGCCTGGTCGTGCGCAGCGTGCTCAACCCGATCACCGTGAGCGTGCACTTCCTGATCTCCATCGGCCTGATCGCCGCCTCCTTCGCCCTCTACGCCCGCGCCAAGGAGGGCGACGCCGCGCCGGAGCGGGTGGTCCACCGCGACATCCGCACGCTCGGCTACGCGCTCATCGCCGCGGTGGCCGTGCTGCTCGTCGTGGGCGTGGTGGTGACCGGCACCGGACCGCACTCCGGGGACGAGATGGCCTCCCGCTTCCCCTTCGACATCGAGACCGTGGCCAGGATCCACGCCGACGTCGTCTACGTCGTGGTCGGGCTCACCTTCGCCCTGCTGTTCGCGCTGCACGTGACCGACGCGCCCGCCGCCGCGCGGCGGGCGGCGCTGACGCTGCTGGCCGTGGAGCTGGCCCAGGGGGTCATCGGCTACGTCCAGTACTTCCTGGCCGTGCCCGCCTTCCTGGTCGGCCTGCACGTGTTCGGCGCGACCCTGGTGTGGATCGGCGCGCTGCGGACGGTGTACGCCCTGCGGTCGCGGGGCCCGCTGGGCGCGCCGACCGGCCGCCGGGACATCCGCGACTCCGTCGCCGCCTAG
- a CDS encoding NAD(P)/FAD-dependent oxidoreductase has translation MPDVVVIGAGVVGAACAYYAARAGLDVVVVDRGPVAGGTTGAGEGNVLVSDKEPGPELDLALLSNGLWRELAEPGGFEFEPKGGLVVAETGAVLEALTGLAAKQAVEHAVVAPEALNDYEPHLAEGFAGGVFYPQDAQVQPMLAAARLIRRGAKLFGGGALMLRTGVTVTGFLRAGDRITGVTTDHGDILAGAVVNAAGTWGGEVAALAGVHVPVLPRRGFILVTEPLEKPLVRHKVYTAAYVTNVASDSEGLETSAVVEGTPSGPVLIGASRERVGFDRTVSVPVLERLARQAVELFPALAERRAIRAYCGFRPYCPDHLPVIGEDPRAPGLHHACGHEGAGIGLAPATGHLIAQTLTGLRPDLDLTPFRPDRFKEERA, from the coding sequence ATGCCGGATGTGGTGGTGATCGGCGCCGGAGTCGTCGGAGCCGCGTGCGCGTACTACGCGGCCCGGGCCGGGCTGGACGTGGTCGTCGTCGACCGCGGGCCGGTGGCGGGCGGCACGACCGGCGCGGGGGAGGGAAACGTCCTGGTCTCCGACAAGGAGCCGGGCCCCGAGCTGGACCTCGCCCTGCTCTCCAACGGCCTCTGGCGCGAGCTGGCCGAGCCCGGCGGGTTCGAGTTCGAGCCCAAGGGCGGGCTGGTGGTCGCCGAGACCGGCGCGGTGCTGGAGGCGCTGACCGGCCTGGCGGCCAAGCAGGCGGTCGAGCACGCGGTGGTCGCCCCCGAGGCGCTCAACGACTACGAGCCCCATCTGGCGGAGGGCTTCGCCGGAGGGGTCTTCTACCCGCAGGACGCTCAGGTCCAGCCCATGCTGGCGGCGGCCAGGCTGATCCGGCGGGGTGCCAAGCTGTTCGGCGGCGGCGCCCTGATGCTGCGCACCGGTGTCACGGTCACCGGCTTCCTGCGCGCGGGCGACCGGATCACCGGCGTCACGACCGACCACGGCGACATCCTCGCCGGAGCCGTCGTCAACGCCGCCGGGACCTGGGGCGGCGAGGTGGCCGCGCTGGCCGGGGTGCACGTCCCGGTCCTGCCCCGGCGCGGCTTCATCCTGGTCACCGAGCCGCTCGAGAAGCCGCTGGTCAGGCATAAGGTCTACACCGCCGCCTACGTCACCAACGTGGCCAGCGACTCGGAGGGCCTGGAGACCTCCGCCGTCGTGGAGGGGACCCCGTCGGGGCCGGTGCTCATCGGCGCCAGCCGCGAGCGCGTCGGCTTCGACCGCACGGTCTCCGTGCCGGTCCTGGAGCGCCTCGCCCGCCAGGCCGTCGAGCTGTTCCCGGCGCTGGCCGAGCGCAGGGCGATACGGGCCTACTGCGGCTTCCGGCCCTACTGCCCCGACCACCTGCCGGTGATCGGCGAGGACCCCCGGGCTCCGGGGCTCCACCACGCCTGCGGCCACGAAGGCGCGGGCATCGGCCTGGCCCCCGCCACCGGCCACCTGATCGCCCAGACGCTGACCGGCCTCCGCCCCGACCTGGACCTCACCCCCTTCCGCCCGGACCGCTTCAAGGAGGAACGCGCATGA
- a CDS encoding (2Fe-2S)-binding protein, translating to MKQPYGLVRARPEPEFEISVDGAPVPVVPGQTIGAALHGAGIRAWRTTRVGGRPRGLFCGIGVCFDCLVTVNGVPSLRACLTEARPGDLVSTRPDDGPDEWPGDDPETVGER from the coding sequence ATGAAGCAGCCGTACGGTCTCGTGCGGGCGCGGCCCGAGCCGGAGTTCGAGATCAGCGTGGACGGCGCCCCCGTCCCGGTGGTCCCCGGCCAGACCATCGGCGCCGCCCTGCACGGCGCGGGCATCCGGGCCTGGCGCACCACCAGGGTCGGCGGCCGCCCCCGCGGGCTGTTCTGCGGCATCGGCGTCTGCTTCGACTGCCTGGTCACGGTCAACGGCGTGCCGTCCCTGCGGGCCTGCCTGACCGAGGCCCGGCCCGGAGACCTGGTGAGCACCCGTCCGGACGACGGCCCGGACGAGTGGCCCGGCGACGACCCGGAGACGGTGGGGGAGCGGTGA
- a CDS encoding FAD/NAD(P)-dependent oxidoreductase, with amino-acid sequence MSHVHDLAVIGAGPAGVAGALTASLAGLDVVLIDAAPRPGGQYFRHLPEGFNAGAPGALHHGLDRFTRQWETLRGRAETLLGHRVWALERAEATVTVRCLEGDREERPRTVTARRLLIATGAHDRPLPFPGWDLPGVLTAGGAQALLKGNLVVAGRKVVVAGTGPFLLPVAAGLAEAGADVRGVYEANGRLGLARHPLLAAGKAGEALGYGVSLARHLVPYHGRQAVIAAHGEDALTHVTVAKLDSAWRPVSTRTVECDTLAYGYGFVPQLELAVQLGCATRADVDGSPVVTVDGGLRTSVPGVYAAGESTGVGGAVLAEVEGRIAGRSAAADLGRRVPPQPGLSRRRDRLAAFARALLEAYPVRPGWQGWLRDDTLVCRCEEVPLSAVRQAQDLGATDARSVKLLARPGMGWCQGRMCGYAVACLAGEAPTAPRRPIAQPVRLGDLAAPTRTPLEG; translated from the coding sequence GTGAGCCACGTCCACGACCTCGCCGTCATCGGCGCGGGCCCGGCCGGGGTGGCCGGCGCGCTCACCGCCTCCCTCGCCGGGCTGGACGTCGTGCTGATCGACGCGGCGCCCAGACCGGGCGGCCAGTACTTCCGGCACCTGCCGGAGGGTTTCAACGCCGGGGCGCCCGGGGCCCTCCACCACGGCCTCGACAGGTTCACCCGGCAGTGGGAGACGCTCCGCGGACGCGCCGAGACGCTGCTCGGTCACCGGGTCTGGGCGCTGGAGCGCGCCGAGGCGACGGTCACCGTACGGTGCCTGGAGGGTGACCGCGAGGAACGGCCCCGCACGGTCACCGCGCGCAGGCTGCTGATCGCCACCGGCGCCCACGACCGGCCCCTGCCCTTCCCCGGCTGGGACCTGCCCGGCGTGCTGACCGCGGGCGGGGCGCAGGCCCTGCTCAAGGGCAACCTCGTCGTCGCGGGCCGGAAGGTCGTCGTCGCCGGGACCGGCCCCTTCCTGCTCCCGGTCGCGGCCGGTCTGGCCGAGGCCGGCGCGGACGTGCGCGGCGTCTACGAGGCCAACGGCCGGCTCGGGCTGGCCCGGCACCCGCTGCTGGCCGCGGGCAAGGCCGGCGAGGCCCTCGGGTACGGCGTCAGCCTGGCCCGCCACCTGGTGCCCTACCACGGCCGCCAGGCGGTGATCGCGGCGCACGGCGAGGACGCGCTGACCCACGTCACCGTGGCGAAACTGGACTCCGCCTGGCGGCCGGTCTCGACGAGGACCGTCGAGTGCGACACCCTCGCCTACGGCTACGGCTTCGTCCCCCAGCTCGAACTGGCGGTCCAGCTCGGCTGCGCGACCCGCGCCGACGTGGACGGCAGCCCCGTCGTAACCGTGGACGGGGGCCTGCGCACCAGCGTGCCCGGCGTCTACGCGGCAGGGGAGTCCACCGGCGTCGGCGGCGCCGTGCTGGCCGAGGTCGAGGGGCGTATCGCGGGCCGCAGCGCCGCCGCGGACCTGGGCCGCCGCGTCCCGCCCCAGCCGGGCCTGTCCCGGCGCAGGGACCGCCTGGCCGCCTTCGCGCGGGCACTGCTGGAGGCCTATCCGGTACGGCCCGGCTGGCAGGGGTGGCTCCGCGACGACACGCTGGTCTGCCGCTGCGAGGAGGTGCCCCTGTCGGCCGTGCGCCAGGCCCAGGACCTGGGCGCCACCGACGCGCGCTCCGTCAAACTGCTGGCCCGCCCCGGTATGGGCTGGTGCCAGGGCCGCATGTGCGGCTATGCCGTGGCATGCCTCGCCGGCGAGGCGCCCACGGCCCCCCGGCGCCCGATCGCCCAGCCCGTCCGGCTCGGCGACCTCGCCGCGCCGACCCGAACCCCCTTGGAAGGATGA
- a CDS encoding dihydrodipicolinate synthase family protein — MTTRVKPWHGVMVATALPLGEDLSADFDGYAEHCRWLVAGGCDGVVPNGSLGEYQTLTPEERAKVVETAVAAVGGDRVMPGIAAYGAAEARRWAEQARDAGCQAVMLLPPNAYRADERTVVEHYREVAKAGVPVVAYNNPYDTKVDLTPELLARLHAEGLIVAVKEFTGDVRRAYEIAELAPGLDLLIGSDDVLLELALAGAVGWVAGYPNALPESCVALYRAALAGDLTTALPLYRALHPLLRWDSKTVFVQAIKLSMDLAGRRGGPCRPPRLPLVPEEEAAVRAATEKVLAEGLR, encoded by the coding sequence ATGACGACCCGCGTGAAACCCTGGCACGGCGTGATGGTGGCCACCGCGCTGCCCCTCGGCGAGGACCTCTCGGCCGACTTCGACGGCTACGCCGAGCACTGCCGGTGGCTGGTCGCTGGCGGCTGCGACGGTGTGGTGCCCAACGGCTCGCTGGGCGAGTACCAGACGCTGACGCCCGAGGAGCGGGCCAAGGTCGTGGAGACCGCGGTCGCCGCGGTCGGCGGCGACCGGGTCATGCCGGGGATCGCCGCCTACGGGGCGGCCGAGGCCCGCCGCTGGGCCGAGCAGGCCCGCGACGCCGGATGCCAGGCGGTGATGCTGCTCCCGCCGAACGCCTACCGGGCCGACGAGCGGACCGTGGTGGAGCACTACCGCGAGGTGGCCAAGGCGGGCGTGCCGGTGGTGGCCTACAACAACCCCTACGACACCAAGGTCGACCTCACCCCCGAGCTGCTGGCCCGGCTGCACGCCGAGGGCCTCATCGTGGCGGTCAAGGAGTTCACCGGCGACGTCCGCCGGGCCTACGAGATCGCCGAGCTGGCCCCGGGCCTGGACCTGCTGATCGGCTCCGACGACGTGCTGCTGGAGCTGGCCCTGGCCGGCGCGGTCGGCTGGGTGGCCGGCTACCCCAACGCGCTGCCCGAGTCGTGCGTGGCCCTGTACCGGGCGGCCCTGGCCGGGGACCTGACCACCGCGCTCCCGCTCTACCGCGCGCTGCACCCGCTGCTGCGCTGGGACTCCAAGACCGTGTTCGTGCAGGCCATCAAGCTCTCCATGGACCTGGCCGGGCGCAGGGGCGGCCCGTGCCGCCCGCCGCGGCTGCCGCTGGTGCCGGAGGAGGAGGCCGCGGTCCGCGCCGCCACCGAGAAGGTCCTGGCCGAGGGTCTGCGGTAG